In Rosa chinensis cultivar Old Blush chromosome 1, RchiOBHm-V2, whole genome shotgun sequence, a genomic segment contains:
- the LOC112176108 gene encoding alpha-L-fucosidase 1 has product MATHWRSVCIFTFLQLCTFTISRLEQVPTPPLPILPLPTYSQLKWQQRELIMFLHFGVNTFTDSEWGTGRESPAIFNPAGLDANQWVKTASDAGISLVILTAKHHDGFCLWPSKYTDHSVESSPWKSGHGDVVQELVTAAKTRDGIDVGLYLSPWDRHDRRYGQEVAYNQYYLAQLQELLSRYGSVREIWFDGSKGPNAPNMSYYFSDWFSMVRELQSSINIFSDAGPDVRWVGDEKGFAGSTSWSTINRSSLSIGNASIEGYLNTGDPQGTDWLPPECDVSIRNGWFWHKSESPKKLSKLLEIYYNSVGRNCVLLLNVPPNSTGLISKADVQRLRELRGAIDTIFSSNLADKCFIKVSSQRGGKGGGFGPENVLDNDHLWTYWAPKDGDKEEHWIEFRGRDKGLRFNVIRIQEAIGLGQRIKRHEIYVDGKRVAKGTTVGYKRLHRLEGGVVYGQIVRIRIKDSKGMPLISSIGLHFDPYWHPSG; this is encoded by the exons ATGGCTACACACTGGCGCTCTGTGTGCATATTCACATTCCTCCAACTTTGCACATTCACCATCTCAAGGCTTGAGCAAGTCCCAACACCACCATTACCCATTCTACCACTTCCCACATATTCCCAGCTCAAATGGCAACAGAGGGAGCTCATAATGTTCCTCCATTTTGGAGTGAACACCTTCACCGACTCCGAATGGGGAACCGGCCGTGAAAGCCCGGCCATTTTCAACCCGGCCGGGCTTGACGCCAACCAGTGGGTCAAAACAGCTTCGGATGCAGGCATATCACTAGTGATACTCACTGCAAAGCACCATGATGGGTTTTGCTTGTGGCCTTCAAAGTACACTGACCACTCCGTGGAGAGTAGTCCTTGGAAAAGTGGCCATGGTGATGTTGTTCAAGAGCTGGTCACTGCCGCCAAGACACGTGACGGCATTGACGTCGGGCTTTATCTGTCGCCGTGGGATAGGCATGACCGGAGATACGGTCAGGAGGTAGCATACAATCAGTACTACTTGGCCCAATTACAAGAACTTCTCAGCAG GTACGGGAGTGTAAGAGAAATTTGGTTCGATGGAAGTAAGGGTCCGAATGCACCAAACATGTCCTATTACTTTTCAGATTGGTTCTCCATGGTGAGGGAGTTACAGAGCTCCATTAACATATTCTCAGATGCTGGTCCGGATGTTAGATGGGTCGGCGATGAGAAAGGCTTTGCCGGAAGCACAAGCTGGTCCACCATTAATCGGAGTTCATTATCAATAGGGAATGCAAGCATTGAAGG TTATCTCAACACTGGTGATCCACAAGGAACAGACTGGTTGCCGCCAGAATGTGACGTTTCGATAAGAAATGGATGGTTTTGGCACAAATCAGAGTCGCCTAAGAAGCTAAGCAAGCTACTTGAAATTTACTACAACTCTGTAGGAAGAAATTGTGTGCTGTTACTCAATGTGCCTCCTAATTCGACCGGACTTATATCCAAAGCAGATGTGCAAAGACTCAGAGAATTGAGAGGTGCAATTGACACAATATTTTCTAGCAATTTAGCTGATAAATGCTTCATCAAAGTGAGTAGCCAAAGAGGAGGCAAAGGAGGAGGTTTTGGACCTGAAAATGTGCTAGACAATGACCATTTGTGGACATATTGGGCTCCAAAGGATGGTGACAAAGAGGAGCATTGGATTGAATTTAGAGGCAGAGATAAAGGATTGAGGTTCAATGTGATTAGGATTCAAGAGGCAATCGGGCTTGGCCAAAGAATCAAAAGGCATGAAATTTATGTGGATGGTAAGAGGGTTGCAAAAGGAACCACAGTGGGGTACAAGAGGCTTCACAGACTTGAAGGGGGGGTAGTCTATGGCCAAATTGTAAGAATTAGAATTAAAGACTCAAAAGGGATGCCTTTGATTTCTTCCATTGGTCTGCATTTTGATCCCTATTGGCACCCAAGTGGGTAG